One Brassica oleracea var. oleracea cultivar TO1000 chromosome C7, BOL, whole genome shotgun sequence genomic window carries:
- the LOC106301432 gene encoding protein HAIKU1-like isoform X1 yields MRARKSRKPYFPLFLSLKPLWFVLLSFANLHFSGQILKTRKLSFSLKGLIMDDHNNDNHHQHHLGVNKMGKNIRKEPSNQQNQQQNPQALVYNINKTDFRSIVQQLTGLGSASSVNPPQSTNSNPPKPPNSRLVKVRPAPLTQVNRPPPPPPHPVQSNPMASEPVQPINQLSINPAESPISAYMRYLIESSPVGNQPQPHDQNPVQPSTGLFPSQQTGPNPMLFQSPVSQFVLSPTPRSPFPLLSPNFAFSPRFLGSNESLPPPSPGFFFPLLSPLWKNQ; encoded by the exons ATGAGAGCAAGAAAGTCAAGAAAGCCATACTTTCCTTTGTTTTTATCTTTAAAGCCTCTTTGGTTTGTTCTTCTTTCTTTTGCAAATCTTCATTTCTCCGGTCAAATTCTGAAAACGCGTAAGCTCTCTTTCTCGTTAAAAG GTTTAATAATGGATGATCACAATAATGATAATCATCATCAGCATCATCTAGGTGTGAATAAGATGGGAAAAAACATCCGTAAAGAGCCATCAAATCAGCAAAATCAACAACAAAATCCTCAAGCTTTGGTTTATAACATCAACAAGACCGATTTCAGATCCATTGTTCAACAGTTAACCGGACTCGGCTCAGCTTCTTCTGTCAATCCTCCACAGTCAACAAACTCAAACCCACCAAAACCTCCAAATTCACGGTTGGTCAAAGTTAGACCAGCTCCTTTGACTCAAGTCAACCGCCCTCCACCTCCACCTCCACATCCAGTTCAATCGAATCCAATGGCCTCTGAACCGGTTCAGCCTATTAACCAATTATCAATCAACCCGGCCGAATCTCCAATCTCGGCTTATATGCGTTACCTGATCGAATCAAGCCCTGTTGGAAACCAACCTCAACCACACGACCAAAACCCGGTTCAGCCATCAACTGGTTTGTTTCCTTCACAACAAACCGGTCCTAATCCAATGCTATTCCAGTCTCCAGTTTCGCAGTTTGTTTTGTCGCCGACGCCTAGATCGCCGTTTCCATTATTATCACCCAATTTCGCGTTTTCACCGCGGTTTTTAGGCAGTAACGAGTCTCTACCTCCGCCGTCACCAGGCTTTTTCTTCCCTTTGCTCAGTCCATTATGGAAAAATCAATAG
- the LOC106301432 gene encoding protein HAIKU1-like isoform X2, which translates to MRARKSRKPYFPLFLSLKPLWFVLLSFANLHFSGQILKTRLIMDDHNNDNHHQHHLGVNKMGKNIRKEPSNQQNQQQNPQALVYNINKTDFRSIVQQLTGLGSASSVNPPQSTNSNPPKPPNSRLVKVRPAPLTQVNRPPPPPPHPVQSNPMASEPVQPINQLSINPAESPISAYMRYLIESSPVGNQPQPHDQNPVQPSTGLFPSQQTGPNPMLFQSPVSQFVLSPTPRSPFPLLSPNFAFSPRFLGSNESLPPPSPGFFFPLLSPLWKNQ; encoded by the exons ATGAGAGCAAGAAAGTCAAGAAAGCCATACTTTCCTTTGTTTTTATCTTTAAAGCCTCTTTGGTTTGTTCTTCTTTCTTTTGCAAATCTTCATTTCTCCGGTCAAATTCTGAAAACGC GTTTAATAATGGATGATCACAATAATGATAATCATCATCAGCATCATCTAGGTGTGAATAAGATGGGAAAAAACATCCGTAAAGAGCCATCAAATCAGCAAAATCAACAACAAAATCCTCAAGCTTTGGTTTATAACATCAACAAGACCGATTTCAGATCCATTGTTCAACAGTTAACCGGACTCGGCTCAGCTTCTTCTGTCAATCCTCCACAGTCAACAAACTCAAACCCACCAAAACCTCCAAATTCACGGTTGGTCAAAGTTAGACCAGCTCCTTTGACTCAAGTCAACCGCCCTCCACCTCCACCTCCACATCCAGTTCAATCGAATCCAATGGCCTCTGAACCGGTTCAGCCTATTAACCAATTATCAATCAACCCGGCCGAATCTCCAATCTCGGCTTATATGCGTTACCTGATCGAATCAAGCCCTGTTGGAAACCAACCTCAACCACACGACCAAAACCCGGTTCAGCCATCAACTGGTTTGTTTCCTTCACAACAAACCGGTCCTAATCCAATGCTATTCCAGTCTCCAGTTTCGCAGTTTGTTTTGTCGCCGACGCCTAGATCGCCGTTTCCATTATTATCACCCAATTTCGCGTTTTCACCGCGGTTTTTAGGCAGTAACGAGTCTCTACCTCCGCCGTCACCAGGCTTTTTCTTCCCTTTGCTCAGTCCATTATGGAAAAATCAATAG
- the LOC106301432 gene encoding protein HAIKU1-like isoform X3: MDDHNNDNHHQHHLGVNKMGKNIRKEPSNQQNQQQNPQALVYNINKTDFRSIVQQLTGLGSASSVNPPQSTNSNPPKPPNSRLVKVRPAPLTQVNRPPPPPPHPVQSNPMASEPVQPINQLSINPAESPISAYMRYLIESSPVGNQPQPHDQNPVQPSTGLFPSQQTGPNPMLFQSPVSQFVLSPTPRSPFPLLSPNFAFSPRFLGSNESLPPPSPGFFFPLLSPLWKNQ, translated from the coding sequence ATGGATGATCACAATAATGATAATCATCATCAGCATCATCTAGGTGTGAATAAGATGGGAAAAAACATCCGTAAAGAGCCATCAAATCAGCAAAATCAACAACAAAATCCTCAAGCTTTGGTTTATAACATCAACAAGACCGATTTCAGATCCATTGTTCAACAGTTAACCGGACTCGGCTCAGCTTCTTCTGTCAATCCTCCACAGTCAACAAACTCAAACCCACCAAAACCTCCAAATTCACGGTTGGTCAAAGTTAGACCAGCTCCTTTGACTCAAGTCAACCGCCCTCCACCTCCACCTCCACATCCAGTTCAATCGAATCCAATGGCCTCTGAACCGGTTCAGCCTATTAACCAATTATCAATCAACCCGGCCGAATCTCCAATCTCGGCTTATATGCGTTACCTGATCGAATCAAGCCCTGTTGGAAACCAACCTCAACCACACGACCAAAACCCGGTTCAGCCATCAACTGGTTTGTTTCCTTCACAACAAACCGGTCCTAATCCAATGCTATTCCAGTCTCCAGTTTCGCAGTTTGTTTTGTCGCCGACGCCTAGATCGCCGTTTCCATTATTATCACCCAATTTCGCGTTTTCACCGCGGTTTTTAGGCAGTAACGAGTCTCTACCTCCGCCGTCACCAGGCTTTTTCTTCCCTTTGCTCAGTCCATTATGGAAAAATCAATAG
- the LOC106301784 gene encoding abscisic acid receptor PYR1-like, whose protein sequence is MADSEPIREGEQETHTTTTLHHQMIPSELTHDEFAELTDSITEFHTYQLGPGRCSSLLAQRIQSPPETVWSVVRRFDRPQIYKHFIKRCSVEEGFEMRVGCTRYVDVISGLPANTSRERLDLLDDERRVTGFSITGGEHRLRNYKSVTTVHGFERDGRIWTVVLESYVVDVPEGNTEEDTRLFADTVIKLNLQKLASITEGMSRSSGDGGNPPVM, encoded by the coding sequence ATGGCAGATTCAGAGCCAATCAGAGAAGGGGAACAAGAGACTCACACAACCACTACTCTCCATCACCAAATGATTCCTTCCGAGCTGACTCACGACGAGTTCGCCGAGCTAACCGACTCAATCACCGAGTTCCACACCTACCAACTCGGTCCCGGTCGCTGCTCCTCCCTCCTCGCCCAACGCATCCAGTCCCCTCCCGAAACCGTCTGGTCCGTCGTGAGACGCTTCGATCGTCCCCAGATTTACAAACACTTCATCAAAAGATGCTCCGTCGAAGAAGGATTCGAGATGCGAGTGGGGTGCACGCGCTACGTGGACGTGATCAGCGGCCTTCCGGCGAACACGTCGAGGGAGAGGCTCGATCTCCTCGACGACGAGCGGAGGGTGACGGGGTTTAGCATCACCGGAGGCGAGCACAGGCTGAGGAATTACAAGTCGGTGACGACGGTTCATGGATTCGAGAGAGATGGACGGATCTGGACCGTTGTTCTTGAATCGTACGTCGTGGATGTGCCGGAGGGGAACACGGAGGAGGATACGCGTTTGTTTGCTGATACTGTGATTAAACTGAATCTTCAGAAGCTCGCGTCGATTACTGAGGGTATGAGTCGGAGTTCCGGCGACGGAGGAAACCCTCCGGTGATGTGA
- the LOC106301494 gene encoding uncharacterized protein LOC106301494, with protein sequence MDIFFEKNLQSLMETMEQQRHSLSSVPMLSRLDHLDFVTNNLERQQNLAKWKGESSSITRGLIDRGMMVREAHFKGSLLDRIATLETRLFQLESSNASSTSIGESGETSSQRIKRDLTKTLPIFNSNINPFHTPLQHPQDPRETETKIKKETEKEINIEKSLLENKKKNFANETCKPKKKTKSPKKWSRCNLLGC encoded by the exons ATGGATATCTTTTTTGAGAAGAACTTACAAAGTCTAATGGAGACGATGGAGCAACAAAGACATTCACTCTCTTCAGTGCCTATGCTCTCTAGGCTTGATCACTTAGATTTCGTT ACAAATAATCTAGAAAGACAACAAAACCTTGCCAAATGGAAAGGCGAAAGCTCATCTATTACACGCGGATTAATTGATAGGGGCATGATGGTGAGAGAAGCTCATTTTAAAGGATCGTTACTTGACAGAATCGCTACTCTAGAGACCAGGCTTTTCCAG TTGGAATCTAGTAATGCATCTTCTACTTCAATTGGGGAGTCCGGTGAAACATCAAGCCAGAGGATTAAGAGAGATTTGACAAAGACATTACCCATTTTCAATAGCAACATTAATCCTTTTCATACTCCCTTGCAACATCCACAAGACCCTAGG GAGACTGAAACGAAGATTAAAAAAGAGACAGAGAAGGAGATAAATATTGAGAAATCATTACTGGAGAATAAGAAGAAGAACTTTGCTAATGAAACTTGCAAGCCAAAGAAGAAGACAAAATCTCCTAAGAAATGGTCTCGATGTAACTTATTGGGTTGCTAA
- the LOC106301493 gene encoding mitochondrial carnitine/acylcarnitine carrier-like protein, producing the protein MADAAKDLASGTVGGAAQIIVGHPFDTIKVKLQSQPAPTPGRPPRYAGAFDAVRQTVAAEGPKGLYKGMGAPLATVAALNAVLFTVRGQMEGLLRSDLGVPLTISQQFVCGSGAGFAVSFLACPTELVKCRLQAHGALACASTTSSVVAAVKYGGPMDVARHVLRSEGGARGLFKGLFPTFAREIPGNATMFATYEAFKRFLAGGSDTSSLGQGSLIMAGGVAGASFWGIVYPADVVKSVLQVDDYKNPKYRGSMDAFRKILKAEGVKGLYKGFGPAMGRSVFANAACFLAYEKTRSSLG; encoded by the exons ATGGCGGATGCGGCTAAAGATTTAGCTTCAGGGACTGTTGGAGGAGCAGCTCAGATAATCGTAGGTCATCCATTTGACACAATCAAGGTCAAACTCCAGAGCCAACCGGCTCCAACACCTGGTCGACCACCACGGTACGCCGGTGCCTTCGATGCGGTTAGACAGACCGTTGCTGCTGAAGGACCTAAAGGTTTATACAAAGGTATGGGAGCTCCGCTTGCAACCGTTGCTGCCTTAAATGCAGTTTTGTTCACCGTGAGAGGTCAAATGGAAGGGCTGCTAAGGTCCGATCTTGGAGTTCCATTGACCATTAGTCAACAGTTTGTGTGCGGCTCAGGCGCTGGTTTTGCTGTCTCGTTCCTTGCTTGTCCTACAGAGCTGGTCAAATGCAG GTTGCAAGCACATGGTGCACTAGCCTGCGCCTCTACCACAAGCTCAGTCGTTGCAGCCGTGAAATACGGTGGACCAATGGACGTAGCCCGTCATGTGCTACGATCAGAAGGCGGAGCACGAGGGTTATTCAAAGGTTTATTCCCAACATTTGCCCGAGAAATCCCCGGAAACGCAACAATGTTTGCCACCTACGAAGCGTTCAAGCGCTTCTTAGCCGGTGGTTCTGACACTTCAAGCTTAGGACAAGGATCATTGATCATGGCTGGTGGAGTTGCTGGTGCATCCTTTTGGGGAATTGTTTACCCGGCCGATGTTGTGAAGAGTGTTCTTCAAGTAGATGATTATAAGAACCCTAAGTACAGGGGTTCAATGGATGCTTTTAGGAAAATTTTGAAAGCTGAAGGAGTTAAAGGTTTGTATAAAGGGTTTGGTCCTGCCATGGGTAGGAGTGTTTTTGCTAATGCTGCTTGCTTCTTGGCATATGAGAAGACAAGGTCAAGCTTGGGGTAA